Proteins found in one Pyrus communis chromosome 15, drPyrComm1.1, whole genome shotgun sequence genomic segment:
- the LOC137718483 gene encoding uncharacterized protein isoform X2 produces MDLGFWWTSLSLATCRYLPSWGSAIFTCMGGCLGCCSQPRLLIPVDEPSNGLRIQGQSVRKNSISEDFWSTSTIEMENNGIQFQKSILSISTSNPLDSHGTSGSTSSTPEFVNHGLLLWNQTRNLWLANKQPQRQTQLREPRISWNATYESLLSTNKPFRQPIPLPEMIDFLVDIWEQDGLYD; encoded by the exons atggatttagggttttggtggACAAGTTTGAGCTTGGCCACTTGTAGATATCTTCCCTCTTGGGGCTCTGCCATTTTCACATGCATGGG AGGCTGTCTTGGATGCTGTAGCCAACCCCGACTACTTATTCCTGTCGACGAGCCATCAAACGGACTGAGAATTCAAGGTCAATCAGTGAGAAAAAATAGCATATCAGAGGATTTCTGGAGCACTAGCACAATTGAAATGGAGAACAATGGAATCCAGTTTCAGAAAAGCATCTTATCAATTAGCACTTCAAACCCCCTTGATTCCCATGGTACTTCTGGCAGCACAAGCAGTACACCTGAATTTGTAAATCATG GTCTTTTACTCTGGAACCAGACGAGGAATCTGTGGCTTGCAAATAAACAGCCTCAACGCCAGACACAACTTCGAGAACCTAGAATAAG TTGGAACGCCACTTACGAGAGCTTACTCAGTACCAACAAGCCTTTTCGCCAGCCGATCCCTCTTCCT gAAATGATCGATTTTCTCGTCGATATTTGGGAGCAAGATGGTTTGTATGATTGA
- the LOC137718483 gene encoding uncharacterized protein isoform X3, which yields MHGSRGCLGCCSQPRLLIPVDEPSNGLRIQGQSVRKNSISEDFWSTSTIEMENNGIQFQKSILSISTSNPLDSHGTSGSTSSTPEFVNHGLLLWNQTRNLWLANKQPQRQTQLREPRISWNATYESLLSTNKPFRQPIPLPEMIDFLVDIWEQDGLYD from the exons ATGCATGGG AGCAGAGGCTGTCTTGGATGCTGTAGCCAACCCCGACTACTTATTCCTGTCGACGAGCCATCAAACGGACTGAGAATTCAAGGTCAATCAGTGAGAAAAAATAGCATATCAGAGGATTTCTGGAGCACTAGCACAATTGAAATGGAGAACAATGGAATCCAGTTTCAGAAAAGCATCTTATCAATTAGCACTTCAAACCCCCTTGATTCCCATGGTACTTCTGGCAGCACAAGCAGTACACCTGAATTTGTAAATCATG GTCTTTTACTCTGGAACCAGACGAGGAATCTGTGGCTTGCAAATAAACAGCCTCAACGCCAGACACAACTTCGAGAACCTAGAATAAG TTGGAACGCCACTTACGAGAGCTTACTCAGTACCAACAAGCCTTTTCGCCAGCCGATCCCTCTTCCT gAAATGATCGATTTTCTCGTCGATATTTGGGAGCAAGATGGTTTGTATGATTGA
- the LOC137717054 gene encoding uncharacterized protein, with product MTNLAKLDFSALDITGNNYLTWVLNTKIHLEAKNLRDTIREENISSSQDRAKVMIFIHHHLDEGLKSEYLTVEDPLALWKALRNRYNHQTTVILPMARYKWTHLRIQDFKSVAEYNSALLRITSQMKLYGDTITKEDMLEKTFSTFRASNVLLHQ from the coding sequence atgacgaacttggcaaaacttgatttttctgCCCTGGACATTACTGGGAATAATTACCTTACCTGGGTACTGAATACCAAGATTCATCTGGAAGCAAAGAATCTTAGAGATACCATTAGGGAAGAAAACATctcatcctctcaagatcgggcGAAGGTCATGATCTTTATTCATCACCATCTTGATGAGGGACTAAAGAGCGAGtacttaacggttgaagatccgttagctctctggaaggcattgagaaacagatacaatcaccagacaacggtgattcttccaatGGCTCGTTATAAATGGACTCACCtaaggatccaggatttcaagtcagtggctgagtacaattctgcgtTGCTCAGAATCACCTCTCAGATGAAGCTATATGGGGATACCATTACTAAGGAAGATATGTtggaaaagactttcagcaCATTTCGTGCCTCTAACGTGCTCCTACATCAGTAG
- the LOC137718483 gene encoding uncharacterized protein isoform X1 encodes MNMKRVCSFLFGILCFKPWAFGSYILRFPFAWSSVGNMYSRCCFWSQTARCFEKKSCCSFFVFSSACFRAFVVVFMEKIHRKCKALFRSRGCLGCCSQPRLLIPVDEPSNGLRIQGQSVRKNSISEDFWSTSTIEMENNGIQFQKSILSISTSNPLDSHGTSGSTSSTPEFVNHGLLLWNQTRNLWLANKQPQRQTQLREPRISWNATYESLLSTNKPFRQPIPLPEMIDFLVDIWEQDGLYD; translated from the exons ATGAACATGAAACGTGTTTGTAGCTTTTTATTTGGCATTCTTTGCTTCAAGCCTTGGGCATTTGGTAGTTATATTCTTCGGTTTCCCTTCGCATGGAGTTCTGTAGGAAATATGTATTCTAGGTGTTGTTTTTGGTCTCAGACAGCGAGATGCTTTGAGAAGAAATCGTGCTgttcattttttgtgttttccagTGCTTGCTTTCGAGCTTTTGTGGTTGTATTTATGGAGAAAATCCATAGGAAATGCAAGGCTCTTTTCAGA AGCAGAGGCTGTCTTGGATGCTGTAGCCAACCCCGACTACTTATTCCTGTCGACGAGCCATCAAACGGACTGAGAATTCAAGGTCAATCAGTGAGAAAAAATAGCATATCAGAGGATTTCTGGAGCACTAGCACAATTGAAATGGAGAACAATGGAATCCAGTTTCAGAAAAGCATCTTATCAATTAGCACTTCAAACCCCCTTGATTCCCATGGTACTTCTGGCAGCACAAGCAGTACACCTGAATTTGTAAATCATG GTCTTTTACTCTGGAACCAGACGAGGAATCTGTGGCTTGCAAATAAACAGCCTCAACGCCAGACACAACTTCGAGAACCTAGAATAAG TTGGAACGCCACTTACGAGAGCTTACTCAGTACCAACAAGCCTTTTCGCCAGCCGATCCCTCTTCCT gAAATGATCGATTTTCTCGTCGATATTTGGGAGCAAGATGGTTTGTATGATTGA
- the LOC137717251 gene encoding EIN3-binding F-box protein 1-like, with the protein MSKLLGFSGKDDFCPGGIYTNLKEAGLLLSLGHHADVLFPPRKRSRISAPFIFSGGYFEKKEVSINVLPDECLFEIFKRIPGGEERSACACVSKRWLNVLSNIDRDEFSSNTTNQSFKPQDEVSGNKAEDQEVEGCGYLSRSLEGKKATDVRLAAMAVGTASRGGLGKLMIRGNNSVRGVTNLGLKAISHGCPSLRVLSLWNMSSIGDEGLCEIANRCHLLEKLDLSRCPAISDKGLIAIAKKCPNLTDVSLESCSNIGNGSLQAIGQCCPNLRSISIKNCHLVGDHGIASLLSSTSYVLTKVKLQALTISDVSLAVIGHYGKAVTDLVLTSLSNVTERGFWVMGNGQGLQKLKSFTVTSCQGVTDTGLEAVGKGCPDLKQFCLRKCLFISDSGLVSFCKAAGSLESLHLEECHRITQSGLFGALSTGGSKLKSLAFVSCLGLKDLNFGSPAVSPCQSLRSLSIRSCPGFGNVGLALLGKLCPQLQHVDFSGLESITDVGFLPLVENCEAGLVKVNLSGCVNLTDKVVSSMAGLHGWTLEVLNLEGCRMVSDAGLAAIAGNCTLLSDLDVSRCAITDFGIASLARADQLNLQILSVSGCPLVSDKSLPALVKMGQTLHGLNLQHCNAISSSTVDRLVEQLWRCDILS; encoded by the exons ATGTCAAAGCTACTTGGTTTCTCCG GTAAAGATGATTTTTGCCCCGGGGGAATATACACAAACCTTAAAGAAGCTGGCCTCTTGTTGTCTCTTGGACATCATGCTGATGTCCTTTTTCCTCCTCGCAAGAGGTCTCGCATCAGTGCCCCCTTCATTTTTAGCGGAGGATATTTTGAGAAGAAGGAGGTGTCTATAAATGTTCTACCAGATGAGTGCCTCTTTGAAATCTTTAAACGAATTCCTGGAGGTGAGGAAAGGAGTGCATGTGCATGCGTTTCCAAGCGGTGGCTTAATGTTTTAAGTAATATTGATAGGGACGAATTCAGCAGCAACACAACCAACCAATCTTTCAAGCCTCAGGATGAGGTCTCTGGAAATAAGGCTGAAGATCAGGAAGTTGAGGGTTGTGGATATCTTTCCAGGAGCTTGGAAGGAAAGAAGGCAACAGATGTTAGACTTGCTGCAATGGCTGTTGGAACTGCTAGTCGTGGTGGACTGGGAAAGCTTATGATCCGTGGAAACAATTCTGTTCGTGGGGTGACAAACCTTGGCCTTAAGGCAATATCCCATGGCTGTCCTTCTCTGAGGGTTCTTTCTTTGTGGAACATGTCCTCTATTGGAGATGAGGGCTTGTGCGAGATTGCTAACCGCTGTCATCTGTTAGAGAAGCTTGACCTCTCCCGGTGTCCTGCAATATCTGATAAGGGTTTGATTGCAATTGCCAAGAAGTGTCCCAATTTGACTGACGTATCACTTGAGTCTTGTTCCAACATTGGAAACGGAAGTCTTCAAGCAATTGGCCAGTGCTGCCCCAATCTCAGATCCATTTCAATCAAGAATTGCCATCTTGTTGGGGATCACGGAATTGCTAGTTTGCTATCTTCGACCTCTTATGTCCTGACAAAGGTGAAGCTTCAGGCTTTGACCATCTCTGATGTGTCTCTTGCTGTTATTGGACACTATGGCAAGGCTGTTACGGATCTTGTCCTTACCAGCCTCTCGAATGTGACTGAGAGGGGTTTCTGGGTCATGGGCAATGGTCAGGGACTGCAGAAGTTGAAGTCCTTCACTGTTACATCCTGTCAAGGTGTTACGGATACAGGTCTTGAAGCAGTAGGAAAAGGTTGCCCGGACTTGAAACAGTTTTGCCTTCGCAAATGTCTATTCATATCTGACAGTGGGTTGGTATCGTTTTGCAAAGCAGCAGGATCTCTTGAGAGCCTTCATTTGGAGGAGTGCCACAGGATCACCCAATCTGGGCTTTTTGGTGCTCTGTCAACTGGTGGTTCAAAATTGAAGTCTCTGGCTTTTGTTTCCTGCCTGGGATTGAAAGATCTAAACTTTGGATCACCTGCGGTGTCTCCATGCCAATCTCTTCGATCATTGTCGATTCGTAGCTGCCCTGGATTTGGGAACGTTGGCCTGGCTCTTTTGGGTAAACTTTGCCCTCAATTGCAGCATGTAGACTTCAGTGGTCTTGAGAGTATAACAGATGTTGGGTTTCTCCCACTGGTTGAGAACTGTGAGGCTGGCCTGGTAAAGGTTAATCTCAGCGGTTGTGTGAATCTAACAGACAAAGTGGTTTCATCCATGGCTGGCCTACATGGTTGGACTCTGGAAGTCCTAAACCTTGAAGGCTGTAGAATGGTCAGCGATGCGGGCTTGGCAGCTATTGCAGGGAACTGCACATTGCTTAGTGATCTTGACGTCTCAAGGTGTGCAATCACTGATTTTGGAATTGCATCCCTAGCCCGTGCAGACCAGCTAAATCTGCAGATCCTCTCCGTATCTGGGTGCCCTTTAGTATCCGACAAGAGTTTGCCTGCCTTGGTGAAAATGGGTCAGACCCTTCATGGTTTGAATCTTCAGCATTGCAACGCAATCAGCAGCAGCACTGTTGACCGGCTCGTGGAGCAGCTGTGGCGTTGTGATATCCTTTCCTAG
- the LOC137718483 gene encoding uncharacterized protein isoform X4 yields the protein MGGCLGCCSQPRLLIPVDEPSNGLRIQGQSVRKNSISEDFWSTSTIEMENNGIQFQKSILSISTSNPLDSHGTSGSTSSTPEFVNHGLLLWNQTRNLWLANKQPQRQTQLREPRISWNATYESLLSTNKPFRQPIPLPEMIDFLVDIWEQDGLYD from the exons ATGGG AGGCTGTCTTGGATGCTGTAGCCAACCCCGACTACTTATTCCTGTCGACGAGCCATCAAACGGACTGAGAATTCAAGGTCAATCAGTGAGAAAAAATAGCATATCAGAGGATTTCTGGAGCACTAGCACAATTGAAATGGAGAACAATGGAATCCAGTTTCAGAAAAGCATCTTATCAATTAGCACTTCAAACCCCCTTGATTCCCATGGTACTTCTGGCAGCACAAGCAGTACACCTGAATTTGTAAATCATG GTCTTTTACTCTGGAACCAGACGAGGAATCTGTGGCTTGCAAATAAACAGCCTCAACGCCAGACACAACTTCGAGAACCTAGAATAAG TTGGAACGCCACTTACGAGAGCTTACTCAGTACCAACAAGCCTTTTCGCCAGCCGATCCCTCTTCCT gAAATGATCGATTTTCTCGTCGATATTTGGGAGCAAGATGGTTTGTATGATTGA